Sequence from the Thioclava sp. GXIMD4216 genome:
GCGGGCGTTTCGCAATGCGATGGCCGAGGTCGGGGCGGCGGGTGTCTATGTCAGCCATGATCTGGCGGTGGTGGCGCAGATTGCGGACCGGATCGTGGTGCTGAAGGGCGGCGAGATACAGGAAGAAGGCAGCTGCGAGCAGATCCTGCATGCGCCTGCCCATCCCTATACCAGACAGCTTCTGGCCGCTTTCGAGCCGGTGCTGCATGAACCCTCCGGCGTGCCGGACCGCGTCAAGCACACGCCCATTCTGGAGGTGCATGATCTTTGCGCCGGATACGGGCCGATGCGCGATGGCGTGCCCTATGCCAAAATCCTCAAAAACGTGAATTTCAAGCTGGATCGGGGCCGCAATCTTGGGGTGATTGGGGAATCCGGCTCGGGGAAATCAACCCTTGCACGGGCGATTGCGGGGATCTTGCCGCCCTATCGCGGCTATACGATGGTGGACGGGCAGGAAATGCCGCTTGATCTGGTTAAACGCTCCAAGGAACAGCTGCGCCGTGCGCAGATCGTGTTCCAGCTAGCCGATACGGCGCTGAATCCGGCACAATCCATCGGCACCATTCTGGGCCGTCCGCTGACCTTCTATCACGGGCTGCGGGGGCAGGCGCGCGAGGCCCGCGTGATCGAGCTGCTGGACATGGTGCGTCTGCCTGCCAGCCTGCGCCACCGCCTGCCGGGCGAACTGTCGGGCGGGCAGAAACAGCGCGTCAATCTGGCCCGCGCCTTGGCCGCCGAGCCGGAGCTGATCCTGTGCGACGAGATCACCTCGGCGCTGGATACGGTTGTGGCGGCGGCGATCATCGAGCTGCTGAAAGAGCTGCAGCGTGAACTGCACCTGAGTTATATGTTCATCAGCCATGATCTTTCGACCGTCGAGGCGATATGTGACGAGGTGCTGGTGATGTATAAGGGCGAGGTGGTCGAGGCGCTGCCTGCGGCCCGCATGAGCGCGGAGGCGTTGCATCCCTATTCGCGGCTGCTGATTTCGTCTGTGCCGCAGCTTGATACGAACTGGCTGAACACGCTGGAACAGGACCCCGAACTGATTGCCACATTCGCCAACCGCTAAGTGAAAGCCCCGCCCTTCGCGGGGCTTTTTCACAGCCGGTCGGCAAAGATCCGCGTCAGCGGGATCTGGGTTTTGACGAAGGGCGTTTTCATCACCACGAAGCTGAAATATTTGTCGATGCCGATATCGCGGTCCACGAGCCCTTCGAGGATGGTCTGGTAATCGCCAATAGAGGCGGTGACGAATTTGGCCAGATAGTCATAGCCCCCCGAGACCAGATGGCATTCGATGCAGCTATCCACCTTTTCCAACGCCTCCTGAAAGCGGGCGAAGTCGATCTGGCGATGGTTCTTGAGGGTGAACTCGGTGAACACCGTCAGGGTTTCCCCGAGCTTCGTCATGTCGATCTGTGCGGTATAGCCGCTGATATATCCCGCCCGCTGGAGCTTCTTGACCCGCATCAGGCAGGGTGAGGGCGAGAGCGCCACCAGATCGGCAAGTTCGACATTGGTAATGCGGCCATTGCGTTGCAGCTCCGCCAGAATCTTCAGGTCGATTCTGTCCAGTTTATAGGCCGTGCTCATGTCTTCCCCTGCCGTGATCGCTTTTCCGACCATTCTTAGCGTATTTTACAGCGCAAGGAAGAGTGTGCAAGGCGGCGCATACAACATGAAATGCCACAAAAGCCCGAGATTTGGCAGATGACGCTGCGCAGGGGCGGTTAGCCTGCGGGAAATAATAAGGAGACGCCGATGCCTGCCCCCCTTTTGACATTGGAAAGCAGTGACATGCTGCCCGCCGAGGCGGATTGCGTTGTCATCGGCGCAGGGATTGTCGGCACCTGTGCGGCCTATTGGCTGGCGCGGGCAGGGCAGAAGGTTGTCCTGCTGGAAAAGGGCCGCGTGGGCGCCGAACAATCCAGCCGCAACTGGGGCTGGTGCCGCCAGCAGAACCGCGATGCGCGGGAACTGCCTTTGTCGACCAAGTCTCTGGATTTATGGGAGGATATGACTCGCGATATCGGCGAGGATATGGGGTTCAAACGCTGTGGTCTGCTGTATCTGTCCAATGATGCGGCGGAAATAGAGGGTTGGGCGAAATGGGGCGAATTCGCGCGGGGCGAGGGGGTTGATACCCGTATGCTCAGCGCCGCCGAGGCCGCCCTACGCGGAGCCGCCACGCAAAAGCCCTGGGCGGGCGGTGTCTGGTCGCCCAGCGACGGCACGGCGGATCCTTCGCGCGCAGCCCCTGTGATTGCCAAGGGCATTTTGAAACACGGCGGCCATGTGATCCAGAATTGCGCGGCGCGCGGGTTGGAGACCTCCGCAGGGCAGGTCAGCGCCGTGGTGACCGAACGCGGCACCATCAAGACGCAGCAGGTGGTGATGGCAGGCGGCGCCTGGGCATCGAGCTTCCTGCATCAGCTGGGCATCGCCTTCCCGCAGGCCTCGGTGCGCAGCTCGATTCTATCTGTGGCTCCGGGGGCGGAAGGCATCCCCGAGGCGCTGCATACGGCGGCGGTCTCGATCACGCGGCGCGGCGATGGTGCCTATACACTGGCGATCTCGGGCAAGGCCGCCGTGGACCCGACGCCGGGCATGATCGCTCAGGCCAAGCACTTCCTGCCGATGTTCACCAAGCGCTGGAAAAGCCTCACTCCGGGCGGCTTGCAGGCATGGAAGGCGGGCTTCGAGACCCGCAAGACTTGGGCGCTGGACCAGATCACCCCGATGGAGCGCGCCCGTGTACTGGATCCCGTGCCCGACAAGGGGCTGGTCACTCTGACCCTGCAACGCGCGCGCGATCTGCTGCCTGCGCTGAAGGTGCTGCCGGTGCAGGCCTCTTGGGCGGGCTTCATCGATTCCACCCCCGATGGCGTTCCGGTGATTGACACCGACACCGGCCTGAAGGGGCTGACGCTGGCGGCGGGCCTGTCGGGTCATGGTTTCGGCATCGGTCCGGGCGTGGGGCATCTGGTGGCCGATATGCTGCTGGGCCGCACCCCCATCACCGAGACCGCGCAATATAAGCTGGCGCGTTTCAACGAAAGCCAATGGGGCAAGGTCTCGAAGTTCTAAGCCAGCATATTATGCTGCCAGAGCGCTTGCGCAGACAATTATGCCGTCGGCGCGGGCGTTTTAACCAGAATTCACGCGCCGGTCTCGCTTAGGCTGGGGCCAAGCATGATGAGGATAGCATGAGTTTCGCATTCGACCCCACTTCGGTCTCTCTGCCTTCGGGCCATTTCATCGGCGGCGACTATGTCGCAGCCCCCGAGGCGATCGAGGTCATCTCGCCCTCGACAGGCCAACGCATCGGCGCCATTGCCTGTGCCGATGCGCAGATGGTGGATCGCGCTGTCGCCTCGGCGCGTCAGGCGTTGAAGACCTCGAACTGGGGTGGGCTTGCACCGCGTGACCGTGCCAAGGCGCTGCATAAATGGGCCGATCTGATGGAGGCCGAGGCGCCTTATCTGGCACAACTTGAGGCGCTCTGTTCCTCGCGCCCCTATGCGCAGGCGCTGACCGGCGATATCTCGGTCACCGCCGAGCAGATCCGTTTCTTTGCGGAATTCGCCGATAAGGAATGCGGTGATCTGGTGCCCACGTCGGACGGGCAGTTCGGCTATATCTCGGACCATCCCTATGGGGTGATCGGCGCGGTGACCCCGTGGAACTTCCCGATCTCCATGGCGGGCTGGAAGCTGGGCCCCGCGCTTGCGGCAGGAAATGCCGTGGTGATCAAACCCTCCGAGATGACGCCCTATACCACGCTCTATATGGCCGAACTTTCGGTCAAGGCGGGGATTCCGGCGGGTCTGGTCAATGTGGTTCTGGGCGATGGCCCCACCACCGGCAATGCGATCACCGGTCATCCGGGCATCGATAAGGTGTCTTTCACCGGTTCGACCCGCGCGGGTGCGGCGATCATGGAGAATATCGCGCGCCATGGCATCAAGCCGATGACGCTGGAGCTGGGCGGCAAAAGCCCGATGCTGGTCTTTGCCGATGCCGATCTGGATAAGGCGGCCGAATGTCTGGCCAAGGGTATCCTCCCCAATGCGGGGCAATTCTGCGTGGCGGGGTCGCGCATTCTGGTCGCGGCCTCGGTGGCCGATGAGCTGTCTGCCAAGCTGATGGCGGAATTTGGCCGCCAGGTGCCCGATGTGACCCATGCGGGGGCTGCGGGCTTCTCGCCCATCATTTCCGCCCGTCAGATGGGGCGCATTGATTCCATCGTGCAGGCGGCCCGTGCCAAGGGCGGCGAGATCCTCTGCGGTGGGGCTGCCTTTGACCGCGAGGGCAGCTTCTACCAGCCGACCCTGATTGCGGGCGTGGATGAGACAAACCCCGCCGTGACCGAGGAAATCTTCGGCCCCGTGGCCACCCTCCAGACCTTCGACAGCGAGGAAGACGCGATGGCGCTGGCGGCACATGACACCTACGGGCTGTGCGCGGGGCTGTTCACCCAAGACCTCTCGCGTGCGCTGCGTCTGAGCGGGCGGCTTGAGGCCGGCACCGTTTGGGTCAACCGCTATGGCCGCTCGCGTGATCACATTCTGCCGACGGGGGGCTGGAAGGCCTCCGGTCTTGGCAAGGACTTGGGCCGCGAGGCCTACCGCGCCAACCGGCGCACGAAATCTGTGCTGATCGATCTGTAATCGGCCAAAGGAGTAAAGATGAAGACCTATACGCTCGCCCTTATCCCCGGTGACGGGATTGGCGTTGATGTGACCGATGCGACGATGGAAGTGCTGGATGTGGCTGCGGCCAAATTCGGTTTTGCGCTGAAGCCCACCACCTTCTCGTGGTCCTGTGAATATTATGTCGAGACCGGCAAGATGATGCCCGAGGACGGGATCGAGCAGCTGCGCCCCTTCGATGCCATCTATCTGGGCGCCGTGGGTTGGCCGAAGACCGTGCCGGATTCGGTATCTTTGCACGGGCTTTTGCTGCCGATCCGCAAGGCGTTCACCCAATATGCCAATATCCGCCCGCACCGCCTGTTGCCGGGTGTGGAAGGCCCGCTGAAGGCCGAAGGCTTCGACATCCTGTGCATCCGCGAGAATACCGAGGGCGAATATGCCGGAGCCGGTGGCCGCGTGCATCAGGGGCAGGACAATGAGGTGGCGACCGAGGTCTCGATATTCACCCGCAAGGGCGTCGAACGTATCCTGCGCTTCGGCTTCGAGCAGGCCCGTTCGCGGCGCAAGCATCTGACGAGCGTGACGAAATCCAACGCCCAGAAATACTCGATGGTGTTCTGGGACGAGATGACCGACAAACTGGCCGCCGAATATCCGGATGTGACCGTCAGCCATATGCATATCGACGCGATGGCCGCCAAGATGGTGATGGCGCCGCAGGATCTGGATGTGATCGTGGCCTCGAACCTCTTTGGCGATATCCTCACCGATCTGGGTGCGGCCATCCAAGGCGGTCTTGGCTTTGCGGCTTCGGCCAATATCTGCCCCGACCGTTCCGTGCCCTCGATGTTCGAACCGGTGCATGGCTCGGCCCCCGATATCGCGGGTAAAAACATCGC
This genomic interval carries:
- a CDS encoding ABC transporter ATP-binding protein — translated: MKDFAQETALVSVRDLRIGATTDAGRKIEIIKGVSFDIAPGEMVSLIGESGSGKTTIALSLMGHTRTGCEITGGEIRLDRHIVTAMSEKARARIRGTEVSYVPQSAAAAFNPSQRIMDQVVEITTIHGLMPRDEAEAKAVSLFRALALPNPETIGQRYPHQVSGGQLQRLSAAMALIGSPKLVIFDEPTTALDVTTQIEVLRAFRNAMAEVGAAGVYVSHDLAVVAQIADRIVVLKGGEIQEEGSCEQILHAPAHPYTRQLLAAFEPVLHEPSGVPDRVKHTPILEVHDLCAGYGPMRDGVPYAKILKNVNFKLDRGRNLGVIGESGSGKSTLARAIAGILPPYRGYTMVDGQEMPLDLVKRSKEQLRRAQIVFQLADTALNPAQSIGTILGRPLTFYHGLRGQAREARVIELLDMVRLPASLRHRLPGELSGGQKQRVNLARALAAEPELILCDEITSALDTVVAAAIIELLKELQRELHLSYMFISHDLSTVEAICDEVLVMYKGEVVEALPAARMSAEALHPYSRLLISSVPQLDTNWLNTLEQDPELIATFANR
- a CDS encoding Lrp/AsnC family transcriptional regulator, coding for MSTAYKLDRIDLKILAELQRNGRITNVELADLVALSPSPCLMRVKKLQRAGYISGYTAQIDMTKLGETLTVFTEFTLKNHRQIDFARFQEALEKVDSCIECHLVSGGYDYLAKFVTASIGDYQTILEGLVDRDIGIDKYFSFVVMKTPFVKTQIPLTRIFADRL
- a CDS encoding FAD-binding oxidoreductase, whose product is MPAPLLTLESSDMLPAEADCVVIGAGIVGTCAAYWLARAGQKVVLLEKGRVGAEQSSRNWGWCRQQNRDARELPLSTKSLDLWEDMTRDIGEDMGFKRCGLLYLSNDAAEIEGWAKWGEFARGEGVDTRMLSAAEAALRGAATQKPWAGGVWSPSDGTADPSRAAPVIAKGILKHGGHVIQNCAARGLETSAGQVSAVVTERGTIKTQQVVMAGGAWASSFLHQLGIAFPQASVRSSILSVAPGAEGIPEALHTAAVSITRRGDGAYTLAISGKAAVDPTPGMIAQAKHFLPMFTKRWKSLTPGGLQAWKAGFETRKTWALDQITPMERARVLDPVPDKGLVTLTLQRARDLLPALKVLPVQASWAGFIDSTPDGVPVIDTDTGLKGLTLAAGLSGHGFGIGPGVGHLVADMLLGRTPITETAQYKLARFNESQWGKVSKF
- a CDS encoding aldehyde dehydrogenase family protein encodes the protein MSFAFDPTSVSLPSGHFIGGDYVAAPEAIEVISPSTGQRIGAIACADAQMVDRAVASARQALKTSNWGGLAPRDRAKALHKWADLMEAEAPYLAQLEALCSSRPYAQALTGDISVTAEQIRFFAEFADKECGDLVPTSDGQFGYISDHPYGVIGAVTPWNFPISMAGWKLGPALAAGNAVVIKPSEMTPYTTLYMAELSVKAGIPAGLVNVVLGDGPTTGNAITGHPGIDKVSFTGSTRAGAAIMENIARHGIKPMTLELGGKSPMLVFADADLDKAAECLAKGILPNAGQFCVAGSRILVAASVADELSAKLMAEFGRQVPDVTHAGAAGFSPIISARQMGRIDSIVQAARAKGGEILCGGAAFDREGSFYQPTLIAGVDETNPAVTEEIFGPVATLQTFDSEEDAMALAAHDTYGLCAGLFTQDLSRALRLSGRLEAGTVWVNRYGRSRDHILPTGGWKASGLGKDLGREAYRANRRTKSVLIDL
- a CDS encoding tartrate dehydrogenase, with the protein product MKTYTLALIPGDGIGVDVTDATMEVLDVAAAKFGFALKPTTFSWSCEYYVETGKMMPEDGIEQLRPFDAIYLGAVGWPKTVPDSVSLHGLLLPIRKAFTQYANIRPHRLLPGVEGPLKAEGFDILCIRENTEGEYAGAGGRVHQGQDNEVATEVSIFTRKGVERILRFGFEQARSRRKHLTSVTKSNAQKYSMVFWDEMTDKLAAEYPDVTVSHMHIDAMAAKMVMAPQDLDVIVASNLFGDILTDLGAAIQGGLGFAASANICPDRSVPSMFEPVHGSAPDIAGKNIANPIAAIWSGAMMLEHLGEKAAAEAILAAIEAATARGIGTRPSASTTDEITAAVKAALEA